CCATCCGCTGCTGCAGTTCCTCGGTATCGCGGAGGATCTCTTCCTGTTCTTCGCGCAGTCGCTTCAGCTGGCGCTCGGCCTCGGCCCGCTCTTGTTCGGTCTCGGCCGCTTCGAGGGCGCCTTGCTGCTCCTTGATTCGCTCGTTCAGATCGTTCTGCCGCTGCGCCAGCTCACGCAAGCGATTCAGCACTTGTCGATCTTCCCGAGCCTCCTGCTGTTGTTCGGTCTGAGCCTGCTGCTCGTCGGCATAGCGGTTCTCATCTTCACGAAGTTGCAACTGCTGCAGCTGTTGTTGCGAACGGCTGTTTTGCGACTGCGACGATTGGCTCGATTGCTGCTGGGATTGGTTCGACTCGACCACTTCGTGCTCGCGGGCTCGCAGCCGGAGCAAGTTTTGGTAGGCGGCCTGTTCAAAGCCAAGGGCGGGCTGAAATTCGGGGATGGATGGTCCGGCGGCGGAAGCTTCCAGGGTCGAGATCGCCTGTTGCATCGCTTGTTTGACCCGCTGTAGATGCTCGATCGACTGTGGATCCTGCAGATCTTGTTCCAGTTCTGCGGCCTGGGCGAGCGCCGCCTGTTGCGATTCGACCAACAGTTGGATGTCGGGGGCGAACTGCGAGGTCGGCTGGCTGCGGGTTTCGCGGCGAATCAGCTTCCAGGTGGCGTTGATAATCTGCTTTTGCAGTTCGGCGAGTTCTTCGGCCTGCTCGGCGTTTTGCCCCCCCTGCTGTTGCTGTTGCTGTTGTTGCGAACCGTCGGCCGGCTGCTCGCCTTGACGGAAGATCTCTTCAAACGGACGAACCTCGGCGAAGAAGAGGTCGCTCGACGTGCGGCGAATCTCACCATCGGGACCGATATCTTCCGCCCAGAAGTGCCATGCGAGCAGCTGATCGGGCTCGGCTTCGAGTTCTTCAAACGCCAGCAGATGTTCGGCCTGAATGCGTTCTTTCGTCGGGAACTCTTCGCCCAGCGAAACTTCGCGGTCAAGCTCGTCCGGGATCGAATAGCTGATGCCGACTCGCTTCAAGCCAAAGTCGTCCCACGCCGAAGCGACCAGGTCGACCTCTTCGATCGGCGAAACCTCGATGTCGCGGGTGGGCTGGGCTAGTTTAATGTCAGGCGGCTGGTTGGCGATCATGACGATACGAAACTCGGCCGGATGCTGGTCGGTCCGGCCAGCGTCGTCGGTCAGGCGAAGCGTCAGCTGTCGCGACCGCTCCATCTTGATTGTGGCGACGTAGGTAAGCGGATTATCGTCGTCGGCGACCAGATCGACCGTCTCTTCTCCTTCTTGGGTCGTTTCGACCAGCGTGGCGGAGGCGAGCGGCTTATTAACGTGACAGAAGAACGTGAGCTTCGTCCCTTCGACCGCCGAAACGCGGCGGGTATCTTGCACCAGCTTTTCTTCCTGGCCGGTGTAACTGGGGAAGACGAGCTTGGCGTCGGCCCGCAGCAGTTCGGGATACTCAAAAACGGTGACCTGGTACTCGTCGGAGATCTGGTCGCCAAACGCAACCCGATAATTGACCGATTCGTTGACCGCGGCGATCCGCCCGCCAAAGAGCGGATCGTCGAGCGATTGCGACATCTTGGCGGTATGCTCTTCGCCGCTCTCGTTGGAATAGAGCAGCGTCGCCTCGGGTGGTAAACGATCTTTGAAGCGGGCAAGCACCAGCAGGCTCGAACCGCGCTCGACCTCAGCATCGCCAGGCTCGATCTCGGCCTGATAGGCGGCGCCGCTAAGAACGACGTCGCCAAACTGCAGCTCGGCGTCGGGGCGCTTGGCAAGCAGGTCGGTGTTGCGGAAATGGAGCGCCAGGGCCGCCGTCGCCAAAAGGGCGAAGCCGCAAAAGGCCAGCAGCCGGGCCAGTCCCATCTGGGCCGGCGAGACGACTTGCCGCCAATCATGGGTGCGGGCATGGTCCAGGGCCAGGTTCACAACCGACCGCTGCAAGTAGCCGAGCCCGGCGACCTTGGCCGTTGGGTTCTGCTCGATGGCGGTCAGCAAGGTCGAGTCAAGCTGCGGAAAGCGAGTCTCGATCTGGTGCGCCAAACGGCGTACGTTGCGACCCGACCGCGCGCCGGCGGCAAACGCGATCAGCGACCCGAACAGCGCCAGCAGCAAGGCGAACGGAACCGCGCCTTCAACGGCGACGCCGTACGACGAGCTGACCAGGTACGTCAAGCCGAGTAGTGCGGCGACCGCGAGCAGCGCGATCGCAACGCCGCTCCAGATGCGATAGCTGCGCACCCGGGCCGCGACGATTTGAAGATGTCGACTGAGCTGGCGATCCATCATGCGAGGTCTCCTGCGACCTGAACTGGTTGACGACTGCGGAAGGCGCCCAAGAGCGTTTCGAGTCCTAACAGACCCAACACGGCGACGACCAACCACTTCCAGATTTTTTGGCGGCTTTCCAGCTCCGCATCGCGCAGCTGCCGCATTTGATCCAACTGCGCCGCTTGCGAAGGAGCGACGCCCAGGGGAACGCGAAATTGTTCAAGTTGACCAAGATCGAGCGGCTCGACCTCGCTTTCGGCGTCGGCGACGTTCACCGCAAATTTCATCGCCTGGGTCCCGTCGGTCAGGGTGTAGATGCCGGGAACGGACGTGGCGGTGAAGGTCGTTTCCTCGGCCGCCACTTTGATTGGCTTACCGTCAGGCGTTGTGACGATGCGCTCTTCGCTTGCGACGGGAAGCGGCGCCGGTTGATTCACCACGTACGACTGCTCGGCCAGACCATCGCGGGTCGCTAGCTCCAGCCAGCGCGACAGCAGTGGGATGAACTTGGTCGACAGCGCCAATTGGCTATCGTCACGATTCCAGCCAGAGCTTATCACGTACAGCGTCCCCTCGCCACGTGCGATCGACCAGAGCGCCGGAGAGTTGTCGGTAAACCGGGCAATCACGACTGCGCCATCGTCCTTGTCGAGGTCGACCCGGCGATGTCGCCAAAAGCGGATTTTGGTGAAGTCGTTGTAACGGGCCCCAGCGAACGGGGCCAACAGCGGATGTTGAAAGTCGATCGTACCCAGCAACGCGTACGACTGCGGGCCGCTCGCCTTTGGTTGGGCGCTGGCCGAGGTGACGCCGCCGAGCCAAGAGCCAAGCTGGCCTACCATTTCGTCATTGCGAAGCACGACGAGCGCGTCGCCCCCTGCTTCCAAATAGCGGTCGATACCGGTTTGCTGCGCGGCGGAGAGCGAATCGGCGATCACGGCAAAGCGGGGCTTGGCGTCAAATTCCCAGTTGGGCATCTCGTCGCCGGCGATCGATTCGATATCGACCTTGCGGGCAGGGGTCTCGTCAAAGGCGCGAGTCAAATAGAAGAGCATCTGCTCCGGATCGCTAGCGGCGTCGTCCCCAAAGTAGGCGAGCTTAATCTGCTCTTGGATGGCGGGAACCTGGTAGTAGGTGTCGTCAAAGTCCATGCCGGAACTGTCGCCGCGCAGCTGAACGCGGTCAGGGGCCAAACCTCCCGGTTCGACAGGCACCTCCAGCACCAGGCTTTCGCCCGGGGGAACATAGAACGAGACCGCGCGCGACTGGTCGGTCTGGCCGTCGCTCCAAACGACTTCAAACTGCTCGACGCTCGATCCGGCCGCGTTGCGGACGCGGACTCGCGGCGCCTGATCGACATCGCTCTCGGCCGCGGCGACTAACCGGACGCGGGCGTTACCAACCTCTTCGGGCGCCACCGAGCGAACGTCAACGCGAACCGATTCAGGCCATTCGCTCATTTGCAAGGCGTCGAGCTGTGAGCCTGCCTGCAAGTCGCTGACCAGCAGGATTTGCAGCGCCGCATGGGTTTGTTGCATGTCGTCGGCTGACTGCAGTCGTTCAGCGACGCCCAACAGCGCCCCGCCCAAGTCGCTGGCGCCCCAGGTCGGCTTCAGGGATTGTAGTTGCTCTCGAACCAGTTCGCGACGTTCAGCTCGATCGACGCCGCCGGCCGTTTCGGGGGTAATCAGCATCTCCAGTTTTTCATCGTAGGCGAACAGCGAAACTAAGTCGGTCGACTCCAGCCCATCGAGCGCCTCTTCGACCTTGGCGACCGCGTTGTCCCACAGATCGCCGCGCCGCATGCTGGCGCTGCGATCGATCAGAATCGCGATGTGCCGCTGGGGCGCGTCGTTGAGGGACAACTCCGCCTCGGTACGCAGATAGGGACGCATGAAGGCGAACGCCAGCAGCAAGATCGCCAACGCACGCAAGAGAAGCAGCAACCACTGATCAAGCCGGCTCCGCCGCGTCAATTTGGGGGGCGACGGCTTCAGAAACATCAGCGAACTGAATTCGTAGCGAGCCTTCGGCGTCCGCCGAATCAGATGAAACAGCAGCGGAGCCGCAATCGCCAAAGCGCCAAACAGGAAGGCGCCGGTCAGAAAGCTCATACTGCGCCTCCCGCCGAACCGCGCTGCCGCACTTTCGCGCCGCGACTCATTCGTTCGGTCAACAGGTTAAACAGCATCAACTCCAGCGGCCGCTCGATCGTAATCGTGTGCAGTTCGATCCCCAATTGATTGCAGATCGTTTGCAGGCTGTCGGCATGTTCCCCGAACGAGGCGAGGTATTGCTCGCGGGCTTCACTCGGATCAACGTAGATGTCGCGTCCCGATTCGATGTCGTGGAACATCGCCGCCTGATCAAAGCGAAAGTCGACTTCCCGCGGATCAAGTACCCGCAGGATAACCACCTCATGGCCGCGGGCTCGCAGGTAGCTGAGGTTCTTCTGCAGTGCGCCAATCGGCGTTAACAGGTCTGAGATCAACACGACGACGCCCCGCTTGGCGACCGTAGCGGCGATCTGCTCCAGCGGCTTTTCGATGTCGGTTCCTGTGCCGGCTGGGGCTCGCTCGAGACTCATCATGATGTGATGGATATGACCGGTCCGAAACCGGGGCGGGATCACATCGACAATCGCGTCGTCAAACGTCAGCAGTCCGACGGCGTCGCGTTGTTGCTGCAAAAAGTAAGCGACCGTGGCGGCGGCGGTCTTGGCGTATTCCGCTTTGTTGTAACCGACCGTGCCAAAGTTCATCGAGCGGCTCAGGTCGACCAGCAGATGACAACGAAGATTGGTTTCGTCCTCAAAGCACTTGATAAAGTAGCGATCCGAACGACCATACAGTTTCCAGTCCAGGAACCGCGGGTCATCGCCGGGCGAGTATTGCCGGTACTCGGTGAATTCGACCGAAAAACCATGGTATGGCGAGCGATGCAGTCCCGACAGGAACCCCTCGACGATCGCGCGGGCACGCAGTTCCAGGTTCTTGATGCGCATCAGCGAACCGGGGTCGATCAGCGAGGCGCCTTGCCGTGGATGGCCAGTCGATCTGTTGGCGGCACTGCTCATTACGCCCCCGGAACCGCGATCGTCTTCAACAGCTGATCGACTACCTTTTCGACGGTGATTCCTTCCGCCTCGGCCCGATAGCCGACCAAGATGCGATGCCGCAGCGTGACGTGGGCCAGCGCCTTGACGTCGTCGGCGACCACATGCGGGCGGCCCTGCAGCAGAGCCCGCGCTTTGGCGCCCAACACCAGGTACTGCGCCGCCCGTAGACCCGCGCCCCAGGTGACCCACTGATTGACGAAGTCGGGCGTCGACGGACGTCCTGGACGTGATGCGTCGGCCAGGCGGACGGCGTAGCGAACCAGGTTCTCGGCGATCGGCGCCTTTTTGACCACCTGATGAAAGCGGAGGACGTCTTCGCCGGAGAAGAGTGATTGGATCGGCTGGTTGCTGCGCGAGGTGGTTTGGCTAACGACCGCCACCTCGTCATCTTCCGGCAGATAGTCCATCCAGATGTTAAACATGAACCGGTCGAGCTGCGCTTCCGGCAGCGGGTAGGTTCCTTCCATCTCAATCGGGTTTTGCGTCGCCAGCACGAAGAACGGCTTCTCGAGCGGATAGCGAACGCCGGCGGCGGTCACTTGATGCTCTTGCATCGCTTCCAGGAGCGCGGCTTGCGTCTTGGGAGGCGTGCGGTTGATTTCGTCGGCGAGAATCACGTTGGCGAAGATCGGCCCTTTGGCGAACTGCAGCTTCCGTTTACCGTCGTGCGTCTCTTCCAGGATCTCGGTGCCGGTGATGTCGGCCGGCATCAAGTCAGGCGTAAACTGAATGCGACGGAACTCCAGGTCGAAGATCTGCGAGATCGAGTTGACCAGCAGCGTCTTCGCCAACCCGGGCGCCCCGGTGATCAAACAATGCCCGCCGGCGAACAGGCAAAGGAGCAACTGCTCGATTACCTCTTGCTGGCCGATGACCGCTTTGGAGAGTTCAGAGAAAATCTGCTCGCGCGCGGCGCGAATTTGTTCCACCGCAGCTTCTTCAGCGGCGTACTGGTCGGTTTCGGTACTCACGATACGTGGACTTTCTCGCTGAGGTCAATCGAGGAGGACGCAGGCTCGGAAACGAACGTTTCGCTCAGTGCGTCATCGCGTAGGTGATAATGTTGATTCCGAGAGGATAGGCGAACCGCTCGGAGTACTCTTTGAAGTAGGTCGGATCGACCCCTTCTTCCTCCCAGCCGTCCCCCAGGTCGGTGTTGTGGCAGATGATCGCCATCATGCGGCCCTGATCGTCGAAGATTCCCTTGTAGTGCGGCTCTTTCGCATCGGGACGCTCGCTCAGTCGGCCGCGCATCCAAGAGCCGATGCTGACGATCATCGGCTTTTCCTGCAGGTCGTAAACCAAATGAAAGATTTCATGCTCCAGCGGCAGCTCTTCCGGTTCGCGATCGGGAAAGACCCGCTTGATGTTCTCGTAAAAGTTGGCGTACTCCTGCTCTCCCCAAAAGTCGTCGACCATCAGGAAGCCGCCGTTCAAAAGGTATCGCCGCAGCCCAGCGACTTCTTCGTCGGACAGATACATGTCGCCCGGTTCGACCATGTACAGGAACGGATAGTCCGACAGATTTTCGTCGGTCAGCTCGACGATTACGCTCTCGGGATGAACTTCTATCGACGTCAACTCGCGCAGGCGATGCGGCAAATTTAGATCGCTTTCCGGAAAGTCGACCGCCCACTTGTTGCCCCAGCCGCCATACGAACTGTATTTGACCCGGGCAAAGCGGAAGGCGTCGTGCTGGAAGCGTTCGTCGATTTCCCAATCGTTGCGGACGCCTTGTTCCGGCGCTCTACGATAACCGCGACCGCGACGATTGAAGAAGCCGTTGCCGCCGCTAAACTGCGCCAGCGCAATGCCGCCCAGGACGGCAAAGACGACCATCGCGACGACGATGCGGATGGTGGTTCGATTCCAATTCACTCTTGCGCCTCCTCCGGTTGCGGCTTGGCGGGCATCGGTTCTTCCTTGCTATCGGCCGCTTCTTCCTCGGGCAGCGTTTCGGCCGGCTGGATCAGCGTTAGCAGCAACTGGTGGGCGTCGCGATAGCGGGGAGCTTCGGCGAGGGCGAGCAACACCTGCTTGCGGGCCTCTTCGTCTCGTCCCGCTTCGTGCAGCAGTCGCGCCGCCCGATAGTGGACGTCGGCCGGGTCGAACGGATCCATTTGCGTGAGGATCGTCAGCCCTTCAATCGCAGCGTCGCGATCTCCTGATTTTTCTCCGGCGGTCGCCAACAGCCGATGGGGCTCCGGCTGCAGCGGATTGACGGCCAGCATTCGCCGGGCATTGATCGCGACCTGATCCCAGTTTTCCTGCTCGCCATGCAAATCGGCCAGGCGACGATAGACCGGTAGCGCATCGGCGCTCAACTTGGCCCACTTCTCTAACACGGATAGTTCCTGCTCGGTTTCGCCCAACTCGCGAGAAATTCTCACTTTCATTGGTAGCCCGCTCCCCTCGCCGACGTAATCGGGGGCAAGTTCGATCAGGCGATCAACCGGCGCTTGCGCTTCTTTCCACTTCTCCTCAGTGATCAGCGCCCGGGCATAGCCGCTTAGCCCAGAGAAGCTATCAGGATGATCAGCGAGCCATCTTTCCCAAGCGGCCAAGTCGCCTCCCGACGGCAGCTCTTCCTCGACGAAATCAGCGCCATCGGCAAACGAGTTAGCCTGGGCGCGGATATATTTCTCGAACTCGGCGTCGAACGTTTCGACCGGCCCGGCGTGGCGGGTGATCGCGTCGTTGATCAATAGTCCTTTGCGGAGATCGTCGAGAATCGCCCGGAGCGTCTCGACCCCAAACTTGTCGACCAGAAATTCGACAACCAGCGACGACTCGTAGTAAGCGAACATCAAGTGCTGTGGGCTCTTGGGACGCAGGAACGCGCCGCTTAATTCGCTAACCGGGGTCAGATCGTCGCCCAGGATCATCTCGCGGTACCGAACCGACATCGATTGTCCCCAGGCCGGATCACGGAGCCGTTCTTCGTAGACCGAGATCCCTTCGCTTAGCCAACGGGGCATCTTGTTGTGGGTCTTGGTCAGCGTGACGACATGGCAGAACTCATGCCACAACACCGCTTCCC
The genomic region above belongs to Blastopirellula retiformator and contains:
- a CDS encoding DUF4175 family protein: MMDRQLSRHLQIVAARVRSYRIWSGVAIALLAVAALLGLTYLVSSSYGVAVEGAVPFALLLALFGSLIAFAAGARSGRNVRRLAHQIETRFPQLDSTLLTAIEQNPTAKVAGLGYLQRSVVNLALDHARTHDWRQVVSPAQMGLARLLAFCGFALLATAALALHFRNTDLLAKRPDAELQFGDVVLSGAAYQAEIEPGDAEVERGSSLLVLARFKDRLPPEATLLYSNESGEEHTAKMSQSLDDPLFGGRIAAVNESVNYRVAFGDQISDEYQVTVFEYPELLRADAKLVFPSYTGQEEKLVQDTRRVSAVEGTKLTFFCHVNKPLASATLVETTQEGEETVDLVADDDNPLTYVATIKMERSRQLTLRLTDDAGRTDQHPAEFRIVMIANQPPDIKLAQPTRDIEVSPIEEVDLVASAWDDFGLKRVGISYSIPDELDREVSLGEEFPTKERIQAEHLLAFEELEAEPDQLLAWHFWAEDIGPDGEIRRTSSDLFFAEVRPFEEIFRQGEQPADGSQQQQQQQQGGQNAEQAEELAELQKQIINATWKLIRRETRSQPTSQFAPDIQLLVESQQAALAQAAELEQDLQDPQSIEHLQRVKQAMQQAISTLEASAAGPSIPEFQPALGFEQAAYQNLLRLRAREHEVVESNQSQQQSSQSSQSQNSRSQQQLQQLQLREDENRYADEQQAQTEQQQEAREDRQVLNRLRELAQRQNDLNERIKEQQGALEAAETEQERAEAERQLKRLREEQEEILRDTEELQQRMEEPENQERMAEQRQQLEEARENIRQSAEALQEQMVTQAASAGTRAQSDLNDLQNEFQERSASQFEEQVRQMRNEAQELVQKEQELAEQLQRLQSGDGGDENSLRDAGDREQTQAEIAEQRQRLERLMDQMRETIEEAEASQPLLAETLYESIRNTRRADPEQALEAAESSLRRGFVEDAVRQESQARPSVDQLAEGIEQAADQILGNETETLRRALGELQQLNEDLEGELARAEGRDPNPQQQPGQQPGQQPGQQPGQQPGQQPGQQPGQQGGQHGGGQADIAGGLQQFLEGGGFQPTSPFGGDDFVDWSDRLRDVEEIVDDPELRAEAARIREAAREIRREIRGTSAEPQWDIIQRKVAKPLSNLQNRVAEELLKRTSDDARTPIDKDPVPAQYENAVRRYYERLGSSE
- a CDS encoding DUF4159 domain-containing protein — its product is MNWNRTTIRIVVAMVVFAVLGGIALAQFSGGNGFFNRRGRGYRRAPEQGVRNDWEIDERFQHDAFRFARVKYSSYGGWGNKWAVDFPESDLNLPHRLRELTSIEVHPESVIVELTDENLSDYPFLYMVEPGDMYLSDEEVAGLRRYLLNGGFLMVDDFWGEQEYANFYENIKRVFPDREPEELPLEHEIFHLVYDLQEKPMIVSIGSWMRGRLSERPDAKEPHYKGIFDDQGRMMAIICHNTDLGDGWEEEGVDPTYFKEYSERFAYPLGINIITYAMTH
- a CDS encoding BatA domain-containing protein — its product is MSFLTGAFLFGALAIAAPLLFHLIRRTPKARYEFSSLMFLKPSPPKLTRRSRLDQWLLLLLRALAILLLAFAFMRPYLRTEAELSLNDAPQRHIAILIDRSASMRRGDLWDNAVAKVEEALDGLESTDLVSLFAYDEKLEMLITPETAGGVDRAERRELVREQLQSLKPTWGASDLGGALLGVAERLQSADDMQQTHAALQILLVSDLQAGSQLDALQMSEWPESVRVDVRSVAPEEVGNARVRLVAAAESDVDQAPRVRVRNAAGSSVEQFEVVWSDGQTDQSRAVSFYVPPGESLVLEVPVEPGGLAPDRVQLRGDSSGMDFDDTYYQVPAIQEQIKLAYFGDDAASDPEQMLFYLTRAFDETPARKVDIESIAGDEMPNWEFDAKPRFAVIADSLSAAQQTGIDRYLEAGGDALVVLRNDEMVGQLGSWLGGVTSASAQPKASGPQSYALLGTIDFQHPLLAPFAGARYNDFTKIRFWRHRRVDLDKDDGAVVIARFTDNSPALWSIARGEGTLYVISSGWNRDDSQLALSTKFIPLLSRWLELATRDGLAEQSYVVNQPAPLPVASEERIVTTPDGKPIKVAAEETTFTATSVPGIYTLTDGTQAMKFAVNVADAESEVEPLDLGQLEQFRVPLGVAPSQAAQLDQMRQLRDAELESRQKIWKWLVVAVLGLLGLETLLGAFRSRQPVQVAGDLA
- a CDS encoding AAA family ATPase, with the protein product MSTETDQYAAEEAAVEQIRAAREQIFSELSKAVIGQQEVIEQLLLCLFAGGHCLITGAPGLAKTLLVNSISQIFDLEFRRIQFTPDLMPADITGTEILEETHDGKRKLQFAKGPIFANVILADEINRTPPKTQAALLEAMQEHQVTAAGVRYPLEKPFFVLATQNPIEMEGTYPLPEAQLDRFMFNIWMDYLPEDDEVAVVSQTTSRSNQPIQSLFSGEDVLRFHQVVKKAPIAENLVRYAVRLADASRPGRPSTPDFVNQWVTWGAGLRAAQYLVLGAKARALLQGRPHVVADDVKALAHVTLRHRILVGYRAEAEGITVEKVVDQLLKTIAVPGA
- a CDS encoding DUF58 domain-containing protein, which encodes MSSAANRSTGHPRQGASLIDPGSLMRIKNLELRARAIVEGFLSGLHRSPYHGFSVEFTEYRQYSPGDDPRFLDWKLYGRSDRYFIKCFEDETNLRCHLLVDLSRSMNFGTVGYNKAEYAKTAAATVAYFLQQQRDAVGLLTFDDAIVDVIPPRFRTGHIHHIMMSLERAPAGTGTDIEKPLEQIAATVAKRGVVVLISDLLTPIGALQKNLSYLRARGHEVVILRVLDPREVDFRFDQAAMFHDIESGRDIYVDPSEAREQYLASFGEHADSLQTICNQLGIELHTITIERPLELMLFNLLTERMSRGAKVRQRGSAGGAV